The following DNA comes from Haemorhous mexicanus isolate bHaeMex1 chromosome 19, bHaeMex1.pri, whole genome shotgun sequence.
GTGTGGGTAAGTATGGCTTGAATACCATCTTGTTTCAGATTATGGGAGAATTTtcccaaaatgcagtttttagtCTGTCACGCTTAGTGCCCAGCCTGCTAACAAAGCAGAGATAGTCAACTAATCATAAAGGCAACTGTTACTAAATTCTTGTGCTGGTGTACAGCTCAAGCAATAAAACCACTCTAGTTTTGGCCTCACTCAAGATGGTATCTGGGTACCCTGCTTTTCTTACTGTAAAAGTGTCACTCCTCTACTTGAAATTTATGCTAGAAGGAGTGAcaggttttctttctgcttgggatactatttctcatttttgcctctgacaaattttttttgtttgttttgtttcctcttgtaggttgaaagaagaaaaggagaccAGCTTGTCCAGTGAAGATGCGCTCTTAGTCTTCAGCTATTTAAGCTGAATGCATTGTGATTTCCAATAATTGAGACAGTGATTCTGAAAGCTGTCTACATTAATGAAAAGAACAATGTAGTCAGCTTAACTGAATCATCAGTGTTGCATATTGAATAGGACATGATAAACCAATCCTGAAGGACTTATGCATGTTAGGAATATAGGGATAAACATTTATTAAAgcattgttttttttaaaacagtagTTTTAAAAATGGAGAACTATGAAAATGTACCACCCCTCCCTAAAGAACCTGCAAGAGAAATGAATGTGGAGAATCACACTTGTCGCCCACCTCTGCCTCCCAACGAACAGCCTCCACCGCCTCCCCTGCAAACGTCCAGTGACGCAGAGGTAATGGACGTTGGCTCTGGTGGTGATGGACAGTCAGATACCCCTGCTGGGGACACGCACAGTCTCTGCAGAACACAGCTGCTCACAAAGGGATCTGCCTGCTACAAAAGTCGTCTTATCATAGACCCCAACAGTAGTGACCAAAGCCCGAGAACTGCTCGTCACGCACCGTCAGTTCGAAAGTTCACCCCAGATCTTAAGTTACTGAAGGATGTCAAGATTAGTGTTAGCTTTacagaaagctgcaaaagcaaAGATAGGAAAGTTCTGTACACTGGAGTTGAGCAGGATTATAAGGCAGATACAGAGTTTGGTATTAATAATGTCAATGGGGATTTGCATGTTTGTCCTTTCGGTGGTAGTAATGGTAAAGCTGCAGGGATAGGGGGTGAAAGTGATGACAAGAAGGATGATGAAAATGATATTGATCAGGAAAAGAGAGTCGAATTTGCAGTTCTGGATGAGCTAGAAGACTTTACCGACAATTTGATGGAAATagatgaagaaggaggagggtTCACATCTAAAGCAATCGTTCAGAGAGATAAAGTGGATGAAGAAACCTTGAATTTCTCCTATGAGGTAAGTAAATCCACACGTCTTTGCTGGGAAAGAGGTTTCCAAGTGGCtagaaaaaatatgcaaagaaaTAATCTCTTCTAAAAGTGCAGTACCTGAGTGAaaaccacagattttttttagagACAGACCTTTGGCTGAGAAACTGTAAACTATTTTAGTCAAACTTCTGAGTTGTGTTTCAGCTTCTATAGTTTTTTGTAAAAACAGCCTTTAAAAGTCTTCTCATGCAATTGCAGTTCATTTTATCATCACAAACttactttcttatttttcagtctttttacTGGAATCATTGGAAATTTCTAGTTTCTGTCTGTGTGGAAGTGCATATAAAAGtgtctgttttctctttgcaagggaaaagggaggtTGGTAGGCCCAGAAGGACAGTGTCTGATGAAGTCTCTTTCAGGATGACTTTGATAATGATGTGGATGCTCTGCTGGAAGAGGGTCTTCGAGCCCCCAAAACAAGGAGACTAGATAATGAGAAATACGGTGGTGAAAGTGATCACCAGTCTGATGGAGAGACAAGCGTGCAGCCAATGATGACCAAAATTAAAACTGTACTGAAGAGTAAGTTAATGTGCATTTAATAACTGTAGGTCCTGTTCATGGCTCGTGTCTGTAGAACAAAAGTATATACACAAGCCAAGTGTGAGACAGCAGTTTGTGTGAAATTGTTAATGTGTTGGAGAATTTTATTGTTGGGAGGCTTCTTATTGTGGAATATGATTTTTCGTGTTCTTAAACAGTGAATTTGACTTTTGCTTTTGATCTATTGTATGCTAGAATAATACATTTTGGTGTGTGGATTTGTGTAAAATAATGAGGTGAACAAGGGTGATCTAGGGCTTTTGTCTCTGGACATTCTGGCCTTTTTCCTGCTTCAGTTACATAAGTTGTGCTGTTGGAATTGCCCCATGTGAGGTCTCCATGAATGCAATCTAGGTTAAATATAATAACTAGAAAAGTCAGTGGTTTACATTTAGCCAATTTCATTGTGTTAGAAACTGCTAATAAAGAAAAGCTGAGAATGCAAACCCATCCAGAAGAATGTAAtggaaaatattctgaattaGAATTAAAACTTAAACATGTTCCAGAGGAGTATTTTACAGCTTCACTgtattctgaaaaaataaaaaccaaataacTTTTTGCTTCAAAATTGTTTAGTAACATAGGATTGCCAGGAAACTTCCAGCAAAGGTGAATAGTCTCTGATTTGTGATTTAGGGAGACCTGAGACCTTGGCTTAGTGATGAGCCCTTTGCTGGCTGTTGGGGTCTGTGAATCTGGTGGTATTTCTATGCAAATTTATTCCTGATTGTCAAGTGAAAGATTTTTAACGGAAAATGAAGTTGTTTCTGAAGCAAGTATGACTTTTCCAGTAAATACTTTCCAGTGGTGCTTGTGATAAGTATAAAAAGactaaagaaaagagaattcagtgatgaaacaaacaaatcagTCTTTATAAAAATTGTTGCTACGATTGCCTTTAGCTGAGAACGTCACAGAATCTGTAATTTTGCAGGATTAGTCTGGGTTAGAGGCATATATCTTGTTATTAAACAACATCTCTCTACAAAACATTGTTAATCTTGTTTCTGTGCCATTTTATTCTTTGGGACacaaaaagcaataaataaaaacctggattttatttctattcttCTAAGCAGTCTATCCAAGTTTAAAGCCATTATTTGCTTTGAAGGTCGTGGCCGCCCTCCTACAGAGCCTTTGCCAGATGGATGGATCATGACATTCCATAATTCAGGCATTCCTGTATATCTGCACAGAGAATCTAGAGTTGTTACCTGGTCTAGACCTTATTTTTTGGGAACAGGAAGCATAAGGGTGAGAGCtgtcaatttttttaatacttaacTAAGATTAAAAAATTAGATACATTCCTGAAAGTCattgaatatttttctgctttggcaGGCTTGTTTCCAGtgtttgaatttatttaaaaaaaaaaaagtattttgtgtttgaaaatctgatatgattttttttaggtgctttgtttttctgtttgggcAGTTAAAGTGAATGAGATTATCTTGTTTGGTGCCTTCACTTTTCTAGTATGGCTGCAAAATTGGGGGTTTATTGCACCATGACATATATCTAGGGATCATTTATTTGTAGCTGTAAATTAGTCTGAGCTGTGGCTTGTGGCCCACATTTGCAGAAGTAAGGATATGACATTCTTGCACCCAAGGAATCTGCAGAAATTGGATTTAATGCCATGGGCCTATGCCTCAGGAAAGCTCATTGGATTTTATGAAAGCATGCAGTATTTGCATGAACAGGTTGCAGTCTGGAGCTAAACCAGCAGGATTGTGTCAGTGTCATGCAGTGTGAAGGTCCCCCAGGAGTGGCCCTGCTCAGCTCTTGAGTAGAATGACTTTACTGACCAAAGAGGAGCTTGAGCCTAGGCTGGATACAAATAGCTTCCATCTTGCTTGTGTCTTTTGggtttcagttttgcttttggtGACCCTGAGATACTGAAaccttctgtattttttatatttgcagAAACATGATCCTCCCCTCAGTAGCATTCCCTGCtttcattacaaaaaaatgaaggaaaatgaggaaagggAGCAAAACAATGACATAACCCCAAATGGGGAAGTATCACCTGTAAAGCATCTAGATAAATCCTCAGAACTGGACTGCCAAACAGAAGAACCAGATTCCACTGCTGCTGATTCTGGGCCTTTAGATGACAAAGATCCCTCTGGGGGAGATGCAGCACAAGGAGCTTTGGGACAAGTTAAGGCCAAAGTTGAAGTATGTAAAGATGAATCTGTAGGTATGTATGGGAAGTAGAGTCTTTTCTTGACTTGAGTTGGGGTAATGCCATTTGGGAAATTTTATTCCAGACTTGGCTACTGAATTAAAATCTTTCCTGAAGCTCTGAGAGTCCACATGGAAAGGATTTACACAAAAATAGTGAACATTTTGGTAGTTTAGTCCTGTAGACTTTATCTCAATATAAGAATCAGTTATGTCAGTGTGTTCATTTGCTGTTGTCAAATGTGTTCATGTGACTTCCTCAAGTAGGCTTTTCTATGCACTCTGTATTGGCTGAGTTATATCTATTTTCAGGATGATCTCTTAAGATAAATGCTGTAGTtaaactgtatttctgtatttgcaCAAGTCTAGCAGACTAAGTCGTGCAAATATAATTGCACTCATACAGAGGGGTGTGAtgcttctttattttatttatacaaCTCTGATAGCCTCTACACAAAAAGTTGTCTAAAGACATCATGCCAAAATCACCACCCAGCAGAGAGGAACTTGAAGAGGAAGTTCGTGTGTTACTTATTGCATCTTACCACATCTGCATACTCAAGAATCCCATCCGTGTaaatttctgctgctcagagtaTTGGTCATAGGCTGCCATTTGTCTTTGTAGTGCTCAGACATAAAACTTGTCCTTGTCACTACGTGTGTCATGTCCAGTCCAAAAACCATTCCAAAAGAtgtaaaaaaagccccaaatcaTCAATATTTAGCTGCAAAATTCAAGCCAGTAAGCGCTTACTTTTCTACATGAAGTTCACCTGTCTATCTCTCTCTTTAAATAGGATCTGTTGTGTATTACTGAAAAAGATACTGAGTGATCAAGTATAAGTGTGACTTGCATTTGGAATTCCTTGTAGAAGGAAACAATACCAGCagcttgcttttgtttgtttacatCTGTGGATGCCActctttatttttgttgatTATATTTGCAGACTAATGGAGAAGCAGCTGTACTGAAAGGGGGCAATCTCTTAGTACTCTGTATGTGAATTTAATGTGTTAAATTCTGCATAGAGGTTGCAGATACCCATGGAGTTGATGGAACATCACTGTACAGTGTTTCATGGTAGTCTGCATAATAATAGGTAGGCAGCAGCAGTTGGGTTTGGCTTCAGGGAAGTGAGGCTGAAAGCACAACCACTGTACTCACTGTGTACCTTCAGgtaaagggaagggaaggggattAGATGTTCAAGCAGACCAGTTACTGGTGTTTTGTTGCAAATTGTGTATTAATGCTGGTTAGGGATTAGTAAAATCATCAAGTGACAGAATAAaatggtgttttgttttatttccttttctttgcacTAACATTTTGCATTTAATCTAATTTAATGTAGTAATAGGAGAACTTAAAATTACTTCTGTTAGTCCAAAACAGCATCTTTAACCTTTTGCTCCAAGTCTTAAGAGAATAATTACAGCTTGTTTACAAGAGTGGAAATTGAGAACTTAATGCTTGTTCAGTGGTGAGGCAGAGAGAGTAACCTGGCTATGTTTCTCAGATCTGGAAGATTTTAGACGCTACCTGGAGAAGCGTTTTGACTTTGAACAAGTGACTGTGAAGAAGTTCCGGACCTGGGCCGAGCGGCGCCAGTTCAACCGGGAGATGAAGCGCAAGCAGGCCGAGTCCGAGCGGCCCATCCTGCCGGCCAACCAGAAACTCATCACCCTGTCTGTGCAGGATGCACCTATAAAGAAAGGTGAGCCAGTCTAGCTCCAGTTCAGATAGGCTGTGTTGAAGACTAATTGCAGCTCTAAGCttgactgaaaataaaaaaaatcctataatAAGTCCCCTTAATTCCTGATCCAGTATTCTGCGTTCTTTGACCCATTGTATATTacataggaaaggaaaaatattgtcATAATATACTTCCTATTCAAAGACTAATTTCTaaacaaaaatagttttatttaagGTTACAGTCCTGGTAAGTAATGGCTACCTTCAGCTCTTGTTACTGCTGAGTGTTGCTCAGTATTGATTTCTTTGTCACAGAAATTATCTTTCAGAGGCTGGAACTAATG
Coding sequences within:
- the DGCR8 gene encoding microprocessor complex subunit DGCR8, which codes for MENYENVPPLPKEPAREMNVENHTCRPPLPPNEQPPPPPLQTSSDAEVMDVGSGGDGQSDTPAGDTHSLCRTQLLTKGSACYKSRLIIDPNSSDQSPRTARHAPSVRKFTPDLKLLKDVKISVSFTESCKSKDRKVLYTGVEQDYKADTEFGINNVNGDLHVCPFGGSNGKAAGIGGESDDKKDDENDIDQEKRVEFAVLDELEDFTDNLMEIDEEGGGFTSKAIVQRDKVDEETLNFSYEDDFDNDVDALLEEGLRAPKTRRLDNEKYGGESDHQSDGETSVQPMMTKIKTVLKSRGRPPTEPLPDGWIMTFHNSGIPVYLHRESRVVTWSRPYFLGTGSIRKHDPPLSSIPCFHYKKMKENEEREQNNDITPNGEVSPVKHLDKSSELDCQTEEPDSTAADSGPLDDKDPSGGDAAQGALGQVKAKVEVCKDESVDLEDFRRYLEKRFDFEQVTVKKFRTWAERRQFNREMKRKQAESERPILPANQKLITLSVQDAPIKKEFVINPNGKSEVCILHEYMQRVLKVRPVYNFFECENPSEPFGASVIIDGVTYGAGTASSKKLAKNKAARATLEILIPDFVKQTSEEKPKDSQELEYFNHISIEDSRVYELTSKAGLLSPYQILHECLKRNHGMGDTSIKFEVIPGKNQKSEYVMTCGKHTVRGWCKNKRVGKQLASQKILQLLHPHVKNWGSLLRMYGRENSKLVKQETSDRSVIELQQYAKKNKPNLHILNKLQEEMKKLAQEREETRKKPKMTIVESAQPGSEPLCTVDV